The Cyanobacteria bacterium FACHB-DQ100 genome includes a window with the following:
- a CDS encoding 4-hydroxy-3-methylbut-2-enyl diphosphate reductase, with protein MDTKAFKLSLNHSENYHRKGFGHGAEVATAMQSEYQSDLIQEIRDRAYTLKRGDVTIRLAQAFGFCWGVERAVAMAYETRQHFPTERIWITNEIIHNPSVNQRLREMNVLFIPVINGQKDFSEIAKGDVVILPAFGASVQEMQLLNDRGCTIVDTTCPWVSKVWNTVEKHKKRAYTSIIHGKYNHEETLATSSFAGKYLIVLNLAEAQYVADYILNGGDRDAFLAKFSKACSAGFDPDQDLAQIGIANQTTMLKGETEQIGKLFEHTMLKKYPPNELNEHFLSFNTICDATQERQDAMFDLVKEKIDLMIVIGGYNSSNTTHLQEIAIDYKIPSYHIDSVERIKSRTEIEHKPLHQDLTIAENWLPSGEIVVGITSGASTPDKVVADIIERIFELKAVVLA; from the coding sequence ATGGATACCAAGGCGTTTAAGCTATCGCTCAATCATTCTGAGAACTATCACCGCAAAGGATTCGGACATGGTGCGGAAGTCGCAACCGCGATGCAGTCTGAATATCAAAGCGATTTGATTCAGGAAATTCGCGATCGGGCTTATACGCTGAAACGGGGCGATGTCACGATTCGATTAGCGCAGGCATTCGGCTTTTGTTGGGGCGTTGAACGGGCAGTCGCGATGGCTTACGAAACCCGTCAGCATTTTCCAACTGAGCGAATTTGGATCACTAACGAGATCATTCACAATCCCTCGGTCAATCAGCGCTTGCGCGAGATGAATGTCCTGTTTATTCCGGTCATCAACGGGCAGAAGGATTTTTCCGAAATCGCAAAAGGCGATGTGGTAATTTTGCCTGCGTTCGGTGCGAGTGTTCAAGAAATGCAGCTTCTTAACGATCGCGGCTGTACGATCGTTGATACGACTTGCCCTTGGGTTTCAAAAGTCTGGAACACCGTTGAGAAGCACAAAAAGCGGGCTTATACCTCGATTATTCACGGCAAATACAATCACGAAGAAACTCTAGCAACGAGTTCGTTTGCAGGTAAGTATCTGATTGTGCTGAATCTGGCTGAAGCCCAATATGTTGCGGACTATATTCTGAACGGCGGCGATCGTGACGCATTCCTAGCAAAATTCAGCAAAGCTTGTTCGGCTGGATTTGACCCCGATCAGGATTTAGCTCAAATTGGCATTGCCAACCAAACCACGATGCTCAAAGGCGAAACTGAGCAAATTGGTAAATTGTTTGAACATACGATGCTGAAGAAATATCCGCCGAATGAATTGAATGAGCATTTTCTCAGCTTCAACACCATTTGCGATGCAACCCAAGAGCGCCAAGATGCAATGTTCGATCTAGTGAAAGAGAAGATCGACCTCATGATTGTGATTGGTGGGTATAACTCCTCGAATACAACGCATCTGCAAGAAATTGCGATCGATTACAAGATTCCCTCGTATCACATTGATAGCGTCGAGCGGATTAAGTCCCGGACTGAGATCGAACACAAGCCATTACATCAGGACTTGACGATCGCAGAAAATTGGCTCCCCAGTGG
- a CDS encoding lysophospholipase translates to MSKSVPGWVYLSVVTNIVLGTTLGLWFLGDRYFTETLLNPPSSRTSMAAKAVEKPEIVAQAASMSSGRSLTYQDWVDLLEKEAKATIKRKPDRLIVLAGDSLTLWFPQELLPTDYTWLNQGISGETSTGLAKRLDLFAQAKPKTIFVMVGVNDLLRGRSEEEVLEAQEDIIKQLKKSHPKSTIVMQSLLPRAKDSITAANATQVEALSNDRIYQFNRRLAQLAKQTRVEFLNLQPLFSDNEGFLRSELTTDGLHLSTQGYLVWRSAIQTFNQFAYR, encoded by the coding sequence GGGTACAACGTTAGGATTGTGGTTTCTGGGCGATCGCTATTTCACCGAAACGCTGCTGAATCCTCCGTCTTCACGCACTTCAATGGCTGCCAAAGCCGTGGAAAAACCCGAAATCGTCGCGCAAGCTGCCTCTATGTCATCGGGTCGATCCCTGACTTATCAAGATTGGGTCGATTTGCTGGAGAAAGAAGCCAAAGCGACGATTAAAAGAAAGCCCGATCGCTTAATCGTGCTGGCAGGCGATTCACTTACACTTTGGTTTCCTCAAGAGCTGCTTCCAACCGATTACACTTGGCTAAATCAAGGAATTTCTGGTGAGACTTCAACCGGACTGGCGAAGCGATTAGATCTATTTGCTCAAGCGAAGCCCAAAACTATCTTTGTCATGGTCGGTGTCAATGATCTGCTCAGAGGTCGATCGGAGGAAGAGGTTTTAGAAGCTCAGGAAGACATTATTAAACAGTTAAAGAAATCGCACCCGAAATCGACGATCGTCATGCAGTCGCTCCTTCCTCGCGCCAAAGATTCGATCACCGCAGCCAATGCAACCCAAGTAGAAGCGCTCTCGAACGATCGCATTTATCAATTTAATCGTCGCCTTGCTCAGTTAGCGAAGCAAACTCGCGTGGAATTTCTCAATCTGCAACCGCTTTTCTCTGACAATGAAGGATTCTTACGCTCAGAGCTAACAACCGATGGACTGCACCTAAGTACGCAGGGCTATTTGGTGTGGCGATCGGCAATTCAGACCTTTAATCAATTTGCATACCGTTAA